The stretch of DNA AGTCACATtgctactgagaggaggagagcctcCATCCTGCGCTTTTACGCGGAACTGGAAATCCTTGATCTGCTCGTAGTCAAAAGAGCGCACTGAATGGACGACTCCACTATCAGCAGTAACGGACACATATGAGGAGACGGGCACTCCGTTAACCGATGAGTCCTCCAGTATGTAAGAAACACGGGCATTCTGGTTCCAGTCAGCGTCTCTGGCTTTCACTGTGAATATAGAGAGGCCCGGTGTGTTGTTTTCTATAATATAAGCCTCATATGAGCTCCTCTCGAAGACAGGCGCGTTGTCATTCACATCTGATATCTGTAAGGTGAGAGTGACGCTGCTGGAGAGCGAGGGCACTCCCTCATCAGAGCACGTCACACTGATGTTATACTCAGACGCTCTCTCTCGGTCCAAGTCACTCTCTGTTACTAAAGTAAAGAAATGATTTGTTGTTGATTTAATTGTAAATGGAATATTGTCGTTTATCGAACACTGGACTTGACCATTTTCACCTGAGTCTGGGTCTTGTACATTAATCATAGTTACTACAGTACCGGGTATAGAATCTTCTGTTATGACGTTAGTCTTGGACATAATATTAATAGCTGGTTTGTTATCATTTATATCAATGACGTCAAGAATTATTTTACATGAATCAGTCAGTCCCCCGTCATCACTGGCTTGTATATGTATCTGATAATGGTGAGATTTTTCATAGTCTATTTCCCCAGTTAATATAACTTCACCATCAACATAATTCATTTCAAACATTTCAGGAAAATCGTCCTGTGTATTTGTTACTGAGTATGTTATTTTGCCATTAGTGCCCTGATCAGCATCGTGTGCACTGACCTTAGTAACAACTGTACCTTTCTGTGCATTCTCAGTAATTGTAGCTCTGTAAATCGGCTGCGTAAAAACTGGGGCATTGTCATTGGCGTCTAACACGGTGACGTGTATCTGTGCAGTACCAGATATCTGAGGCTCTCCTCCATCCATTGCTGTTAACACTATTGATATTTGCTCTTGTTTTTCTCGGTCTAGAGACTTCTGTAAAATCATTTCGACATTTTTACCACCACCTGCCTGATTTTGCAGTTTTAGTGCAAAATTACCATTTGAACTAAGAGAATAGCTTTGGAGGCCATTAATGCCAACGTCTGGATCTATAGCTCTCTCTAAAATGAATTTAGCTCCCGTCAGAGCTGACTCGCTAATTCTAAACCTGATATCACTTTTCTTGAAAACTGGTGGGTTGTCATTGACATCAGTTACCTCAACAGTAATGGAATAAAATTCCATCGGGTTCTCTAGAATAATCTGAAAATGTAGCGCGCAAGGCGTCGTCTGTCCGCAGAGTGCTTCACGGTCTATTCTGTCTTTGATGAGGAGAACTCCTCGTTCTTTGTTAAGCTCGATGTACTCTGCGCTGTTTCCAGTATAAATACGAGCTTTACCGGATTTCAGTCTATTGACATCTAAACCCAAATCCTGCGCTATGTTACCGACTAAAGAGCCTTTCGCCATTTCCTCGGGAATGGAGTAACTGACCTGCCCGTGTACTGAACTGAGAGAGAGGACCGAGATAAACAACAGTACTTGCCGTGTCATTGTTCCGTCCGACATTTTCCCTTCAACATGAAACAACAAGCGCCTTATAATCCGATAAGAGAACAGTATAATTCTTTAAGATGTATGTCcaacaaataatacaaaaaagACCAATAATCCTTATTTTGGGAACAAAAGAATCTCAGCTCTGTCTCCCTGTGCTTAGTGTTCTCTGTAACCCGGACTGTGCGCTCTGCATgcggctctttctctctctaatataTCGAAATGATGGGGGAGGTACTGCTGCAAATCCGCTCTAAAACTACAGCACACTGACCAACAGCGTCCCTTTGAGTTCAATCTACCGAACAACAGCTATACTTAAAAATAAACACCTTCCAATATATTTGGGAAGGTCTAGGTCTCCATGGATGAAAAGCAGAGCATTATCAAGCTTAACCCAACCCAGTAATGTAGGGAATTGAATAACATGTGACCTTTCTATACATCTGCCCTGACCGACCCATTAAGTTGGGCTCTTGGGGGGGTTaaaggaaaaacaaaaacattcaaAGATATTGGTTGTGCCACGTACTCCATCCAAACTGTATCAGACAGATATGCGTGTCCTGTTTTTGACTATTCAGCAGAAATGTGGGGTGCTAAGAGGTATCTCCAAAACGAACATATCCATAACAGTACGTTATTTTGTAGGTACCCACAATGTTTGCATCTCTACTGGCAATAACTCGGAACATGGGCTGGGAACCCTATGAGATGAGATGGAAGGCGTATATGGTGAGACTTTGGAATAGACCGTTGGATATACCATCTGCCAGAATAGTCAGCAAGGTTTTTCCATTTGGATCTCTCCATAAGGGGAGCCTGGGCAACTGAAATGTCTGACATTTTCCCAACAGTCTGACTGTGAACAGTTGTACGAAAAAAGAATTAAGTGAGACATAGACGCTGTTAAAAAACAACTGATGATGCAATATGAAAATAAATGAGTGGAGGAGATGAATCATAAACCCAAATTAAGAAGCTTTTGTTTGATTAAGGGTGAATTCGTGTGTGAGAGATATATTCTGAACAACCTAGATATAAGCCAGAGATCGCTATGTGCCCAGGTAAGTGAAACAAGTCGGTGTAATGGTGAAATGGAAAAGAAAAGACTATGCAACTATTGTAACCTCGAAGAAATAGAGAATGAAATTAATTTGAAATGAATTTGATCCTCTACTACCACAATATATGCTTGTCTTTATTGCAGAAAGCCCACCAGATAAACCCTGAAATGATGTGGCTAAGCCATGAGGAAAAACTGACACGTTTTTTTGTCCATTGTGCAATTCTGTTTGCGGATTTTTTTAGATAAAGCCTGGAATTAAAGGAAAATGGCGAACTATAATTCAATTAAACAAATAAGTAGCTCCTATATAGCAAATGGCATGTATGTATATAAAATATGTGTAAACCTGTCTCACTCTTGAATCATCTCTTTGTGCCACACTTGGTTCAAATGCCTTCCGTTTCATTTTTCTGAAATGATTTATTTCCATATTTATTTTATAATTTTTCCTGCTCTAGGAATAAAATGACTGCTTGGATAACCTTATTTACTATTATGTATTGATTTCTTTATCACGCTTTATGCGGTGAGAACTGCACAGAACACTGTAAGAATTATCACAGTgcattattgtaatgtttgtgtCAATGGGTTGCAAACTGGCGATTTGAcaagaaaataaatgtaattcattAATTCATATAAGACAATGTATTTAGGATAAATGTAAACCATGATACAAGAAGTAACTGGGGAAGAAAGGTCAAACAAAATACACCTTGCGTGAAGCTAATCACCGGGACAGAATGCAACTTTCTGCAACTATAACAACAGTATGGCATTACTGTGCATTATGTAGGCTACTGAAAacgtgtatatatacacatatgaatACAATTTCTAGTACAGAAAACGTTTGCCTCTTATTTACAAAGATCAAGCAATATCCCAGTATAATTGACTCTTTACAATGTTAAAGGGTCTATTGAAATACAGCCGCTTTGCAGAGCAGCGCTGACCACGAATGTGGTGCTGAAATGGCCACATAACAGTTGAATGAAGAGCATTTGTGACCACGGAAACTTCCCAGGTACACAGAGTCGATGTAGAAACAGttcaaataaaacattaaaaacaaaCTAATTTACACCATGCTTCAACATTTTTGAATTAGGGGAAGGATAATGACTCAAATATAACAGACCTCTGCTGGGGAGTCTGGTTCATCCAGGATGTTATTTTCACTCTGCATCCGCTGCATCGTCCCTGTAGAACTGGGGTCCATTATCAGTACGTTCTGACTACAGGGTCTGACGAACTTACAGTCACTCTTTCTGGAGTCAGTCGTCCTGCACACCTCGTAATTGTACACGTGCTGTAGAGTTCCTGTCCCCATGGTGTCTGCGTAACGCGGTGGATAATACGGAATAACCGGGAGACTGGAATGATAGAGGACGCGAGACTGTCTCCATCTGTATATTTTCACTGATATAATAACCACTAAacatgtgatgaacagaaatgaGACTACAGCCAAAGCCAAGACTAAGTAAAAAGTCAGATTGTCATTGTACTCCTTGTCGTGCGTAAAGTCAGTGAACTCCGAGAGCACTTCAGGGAAGCTGTCCGCCACCGCCACGTTAACATTGACTGTAGCTGAACGAGAGGGGTGCCCGTTGTCCTCCACTACAACAGTGAGCCTTTGTTTCACAGCATCTTTATCATTGACTTGGCGTATAGTTCTTATTTCTCCATTCTGTAAGCCCACTGCAAACAGCGCCCTGTCTGTCGCTTTCTGCAGTTTATACGAGAGCCAGGCATTCTGTCCAGAGTCTATATCAACAGCCACCACTTTGGTAACAAGGTAGCCCGCATCTGCTGACCGAGGCACCATTTCAGCCACCAGAGAGCTGCTAGTCTGGACTGGATACAGAACCTGAGGCGTGTTGTCATTTTGGTCCTGGATCATTATTTTCACAGTCACATTGCTACTGAGAGGAGGGGAGCCTCCATCCTGCGCTTTTACGCGGAACTGGAAATCCTTGATCTGCTCGTAGTCAAAAGAGCGCACTGAATGGATGACTCCACTATCAGCACTAACGGACACATATGATGAGACAGGCACTCCGTTAACCGAGGAGTCCTCCAGTATGTAAGAAACACGGGCATTCTGGTTCCAGTCAGCGTCTCTGGCTTTCACTGTGAATATAGAGAGGCCCGGTGTGTTGTTCTCTATAATGTAGGCCTCATATGAGCTCCTCTCAAAGACGGGCGCGTTGTCATTCACATCTGATATCTGTAAGGTGAGAGTGACGCTGCTGGAGAGCGAGGGCACTCCCTCATCAGAGCACGTCACAGTGATGTTATACTCAGAGGCTCTCTCTCGGTCAAAGTCACTGTCAGTTACTAGGCTATAGAAATTGTTTGAGGTCGATCTCATCACAAAGGGAATATTTTCTTCAATACAGCACTGTACTTTTCCATTTTCACCAGAATCTGGGTCTTGAATATTCATCATTGTTACGACAGTACCATGTTTAGCATCCTCAGATATGGCACTCGTCTTTGACATGATGTTAATAGCTGGTTTGTTATCATTCATATCGATTACGTCAATAATTACCTTACAGGAATCTGTATGACCTCCTTGGTCCCTCGCTTGAACATTAATCTGATAATGTTTAAGTATTTCATAATCAATGTCCCCGACTAATTTAACTATACCGTCATCTCGACCTATTTCAAAAATATCATTCCACGCCTCAGCCGTATTCGAAATGGAATACGTAACCCTCCCATTTTGTCCTTGATCAGCATCAGACGCGCTGACAGTGGTTAAAACGATGCCTTTATGGGCGTTCTCGGTTACACGAGCCTTGTAAACAGCTTCCGAACAAACGGGCGCATTATCATTGGCGTCTAGTACAGTGATGAGTATCTGCATTGTTCCTGATAGCTGAGGCTCTCCTCCATCTACAGCTGTCAACAACAGAGATATCTGTTCCTGTTTTTCGCGATCTAGAGGTTTCTGTAAAACCATCTCTACATTTTTACCACCATCAGGGAGACTCTGCATTTCCAAAATGAAATTCTCGGTGGGTTTGAGAAAATATATTTGGAGGTCATTATGACCAACGTCATCGTCAACGGCTCTCTCGAGGACGAGTCTAGCTCCTGTTAAAGCAGACTCACTTATTTCAAATTTGACTTCATTATTTTTGAAAATAGGAACATTGTCATTTACATCTCTAATTTCAACTGTAGCTGTATAAAATTCCATCGGGTTTTCTAGAATAATCTGAAAATGTAAAGCGCAAGGCGTCGTCTGTCCGCAGAGCGCTTCACGGTCTATTATCTCTTTGATGAGGAGAACTCCCCTTTCTTTATTCAGCTCGATGTACTCTGCGCTGTCTCCAGTATAAATACGAGCTTTACCTGATTTCAGTCTTTTTATATCTAAACCCAAATCCTGCGCTATGTTACCGACTAAAGAGCCTTTCGCCATTTCCTCGGGAATGGAGTAACTAACCTGCCCGTGTACTGAACTGAGAGAGAGGACCGAGATAAACAACAGTACTTGCCGTGTCATTGTTCTGTCCGACATTTTCCCTTCAACATGAAACAACAAGGACATTATAATCCCTTAAGAGATTTGCGAAATTCTGTCATAAGTAAATCCCGTAAAGTACAAAATTTTCTGCCAATAATCCGTATATAATGGAACAAAAGAAGCTCAACTCCGTATCTCTGTGCTTAGTGTTCTCTGTAACCCGGAATGTGCTCTCTGCGTGAAGCTCTTTCTGTCTCTAATATATCGACATAATGGGGAGGTACTGCAGCAAATCTGCTCTAAAACtgcaacacactgaccaacagcGTCCCTTTGAGTTTGATCCACTCAACTACAGATAAACTTAAActtaaaaaataaacacattccAACATATTTTGGAAGATTTGAGTCTCCAAAGATGAAACCATAGCCCTGTCATGCTTTACCCAACATAGGCTATATCAAAACCTCTGGGCCAACTGTAAAAGTAGATGCCCCTGGATGTTAACGAGTAATCTCAAACAAGACTCATGTTTCTTTAAACTATAGCCTACATAACaaaataacacacatttctaaaaTCTGATGTATGGTAGGTAGTGTGCTTTCCGTAAAAATATACAAATACTGGTATAGACTTATTAATTTAATTATTTATATAAAAATTCAGCATGATATTGACAAGAACGATGTCTTCAATACAATTCACCCTTTACTGCTAACAAGTCTCCCTGTACAAAAAGCCGCTGTTCGTGTCAGTGGTGCTGAATTGGCAAAATCAGTGGAATTAATAGAATTACTGAGCATGGAAAGATTCCAAAAACAAAGAGTCGATGTTAAAAATGTTAAAAACATTACACAatgaattacacatacacatatacttGTAGGAGAAAATTAATTATTCAAATATTACAGACCTCTAGCGgcgagtctggttcatccaggATGTTATTTTCACTCTGCATCCGCTGCATCGTCCCTGTAGAACTGGGGTCCATTATCAGTACGTTCTGACTACAGGGTCTGACGAACTTACAGTCACTCTTTCTGGAGTCAGTCGTCCTGCACACCTCGTAATTGTACACGTGCTGTAGAGTTCCTGTCCCCAAAGTGTCTGCGTAACGCGGTGGATAATACGGAATAACCGGGAGACTGGAATGATAGAGGACACGAGACTGTCTCCATCTGAATATTTTCACCGATATAATAACCACTAAacatgtgatgaacagaaatgaGACTACAGCCAAAGCCAAGACTAAGTAAAAAGTCAGATTGTCATTGTACTCCTTGTCGTGCGTAAAGTCAGTGAACTCCGAGAGCACTTCAGGGAAGCTGTCCGCCACCGCCACGTTAACATTGACTGTAGCTGAACGAGAGGGCTGCCCGTTGTCCTCCACTACAACAGTGAGCCTTTGTTTCACAACATCTTTGTCATTGACTTGGCGAATAGTTCTTATTTCTCCATTCTGTAAACCCACTTCAAACAGCGCCCTGTCTGTCGCTTTCTGCAGTTTATACGAGAGCCAGGCATTCTGTCCAGAGTCCACATCAACAGCCACCACTTTAGTGACAAGATATCCCACATCTGCTGAACGAGGCACCATTTCAGCCACCAGAGAGCTGCTAGTCTGGACTGGATACAGAACCTGAGGCGTGTTGTCATTCTGGTCATGGATCATTATTTTCACAGTCGCATTGCTACTGAGTGGAGGAGAGCCTCCATCCTGCGCTTTTACACGGAACTGGAAATCCTTGATCTGCTCGTAGTCAAAAGAGCGCACTGCATGGATGACTCCACTATCAGCAGTAACGGACACATATGAGGAGACGGGCACTCCGTTAACCGATGAGTCCTCCAGTATGTAAGAAACACGGGCATTCTGGTTCCAGTCAGCGTCTCTGGCTTTCACTGTGAATATAGAGAGGCCCGGTGTGTTGTTTTCTATAATGTAGGCCTCATATGAGCTCCTCTCAAAGACAGGCGCGTTGTCATTCACATCTGATATCTGTAAGGTGAGAGTGACGCTACTGGAGAGCGAGGGCACTCCCTCATCAGAGCACGTCACACTGATGTTATACTCAGACGCTCTCTCTCGGTCCAAGTCActgtctgttactacagtaaAGAAATTATTCGATGTTGATTTCATTGAAAACGGGATGTTTTCGTCAATAGAGCACTGCACTCTGCCATTATCACCAGAATCTGGGTCTTGAATATTCATCATAGTTACGACAGTACCTGGTTGAGCGTTCTCAGATATGGCACTTGTCTTTGACATGATATTGATTGATGGTTTGTTGTCATTTGTATCTATAACCTCAATAATTAATTTACACGCGTCAGAGTGACCTCCCTGATCTGTAGCCTGAACGTCTATCTCATAATGTTTACGTTTTTCATAGTCAATATGTCCATTTAATTTTACCACACCGTAAACATGATCAATTTCAAATATATGGGACGCTCCCGATTTTGAAATAGAATACGTAATTCTTCCGTTGGAACCTGGATCGGCATCAGTTGCACTGATTGTTGTTAAAACAGTGCCTTTTGATACGTTTTCTGATACACTAGCTTTATACTCTGCCTGAGAACATACAGGCGCATTATCATTGGCGTCTAGTACAGTGATGAGTATCTGCATTGTTCCTGATAGCTGAGGCTCTCCTCCATCTACAGCTGTCAACAACAGAGATAtctgctcctgtttctctctgtctagaGGCGTCTGTAAAACCATCTCTACATTTTTAACACCATCTGAACGAGTTAGTGTTTTCAATACGAAATTATCAGTGGGTTTCAGAGAGTAGCTC from Oncorhynchus kisutch isolate 150728-3 linkage group LG15, Okis_V2, whole genome shotgun sequence encodes:
- the LOC109887288 gene encoding protocadherin beta-16-like, which produces MSLLFHVEGKMSDRTMTRQVLLFISVLSLSSVHGQVSYSIPEEMAKGSLVGNIAQDLGLDIKRLKSGKARIYTGDSAEYIELNKERGVLLIKEIIDREALCGQTTPCALHFQIILENPMEFYTATVEIRDVNDNVPIFKNNEVKFEISESALTGARLVLERAVDDDVGHNDLQIYFLKPTENFILEMQSLPDGGKNVEMVLQKPLDREKQEQISLLLTAVDGGEPQLSGTMQILITVLDANDNAPVCSEAVYKARVTENAHKGIVLTTVSASDADQGQNGRVTYSISNTAEAWNDIFEIGRDDGIVKLVGDIDYEILKHYQINVQARDQGGHTDSCKVIIDVIDMNDNKPAINIMSKTSAISEDAKHGTVVTMMNIQDPDSGENGKVQCCIEENIPFVMRSTSNNFYSLVTDSDFDRERASEYNITVTCSDEGVPSLSSSVTLTLQISDVNDNAPVFERSSYEAYIIENNTPGLSIFTVKARDADWNQNARVSYILEDSSVNGVPVSSYVSVSADSGVIHSVRSFDYEQIKDFQFRVKAQDGGSPPLSSNVTVKIMIQDQNDNTPQVLYPVQTSSSLVAEMVPRSADAGYLVTKVVAVDIDSGQNAWLSYKLQKATDRALFAVGLQNGEIRTIRQVNDKDAVKQRLTVVVEDNGHPSRSATVNVNVAVADSFPEVLSEFTDFTHDKEYNDNLTFYLVLALAVVSFLFITCLVVIISVKIYRWRQSRVLYHSSLPVIPYYPPRYADTMGTGTLQHVYNYEVCRTTDSRKSDCKFVRPCSQNVLIMDPSSTGTMQRMQSENNILDEPDSPAEVCYI
- the LOC116353693 gene encoding protocadherin beta-16-like, coding for MSDGTMTRQVLLFISVLSLSSVHGQVSYSIPEEMAKGSLVGNIAQDLGLDIKRLKSGKARIYTGDSAEYIELNKERGVLLIKEIIDRESLCGPTTPCALHFQIILENPMEFYTATVEITDVNDNSPIFERSEIKYEISESALTGAKFVLERAVDDDVGVNGLQSYSLKPTDNFVLKTLTRSDGVKNVEMVLQTPLDREKQEQISLLLTAVDGGEPQLSGTMQILITVLDANDNAPVCSQAEYKASVSENVSKGTVLTTISATDADPGSNGRITYSISKSGASHIFEIDHVYGVVKLNGHIDYEKRKHYEIDVQATDQGGHSDACKLIIEVIDTNDNKPSINIMSKTSAISENAQPGTVVTMMNIQDPDSGDNGRVQCSIDENIPFSMKSTSNNFFTVVTDSDLDRERASEYNISVTCSDEGVPSLSSSVTLTLQISDVNDNAPVFERSSYEAYIIENNTPGLSIFTVKARDADWNQNARVSYILEDSSVNGVPVSSYVSVTADSGVIHAVRSFDYEQIKDFQFRVKAQDGGSPPLSSNATVKIMIHDQNDNTPQVLYPVQTSSSLVAEMVPRSADVGYLVTKVVAVDVDSGQNAWLSYKLQKATDRALFEVGLQNGEIRTIRQVNDKDVVKQRLTVVVEDNGQPSRSATVNVNVAVADSFPEVLSEFTDFTHDKEYNDNLTFYLVLALAVVSFLFITCLVVIISVKIFRWRQSRVLYHSSLPVIPYYPPRYADTLGTGTLQHVYNYEVCRTTDSRKSDCKFVRPCSQNVLIMDPSSTGTMQRMQSENNILDEPDSPLEVCNI